One genomic segment of Mangifera indica cultivar Alphonso chromosome 6, CATAS_Mindica_2.1, whole genome shotgun sequence includes these proteins:
- the LOC123218343 gene encoding DNA-directed RNA polymerases IV and V subunit 4-like translates to MNGGRASSAKETRLLELRIEQELPKNAKCLMDREAAYILKGIQDQMVLLSADPSIKILVSFDRGLQYANSSSDYTDPQAVRKICVIANICPETIEEIFALVPSLKGFLRNAKRGKVR, encoded by the exons ATGAATGGTGGGAGGGCTTCTTCGGCAAAGGAAACACGACTACTTGAACTCAGAATTGAGCAAG AGCTTCCAAAGAATGCCAAATGCTTGATGGACCGTGAGGCTGCATATATTTTAAAGGGAATCCAGGACCAGATGGTTTTATTATCTGCAGATCCTTCCATTAAAATCCTTGT GTCATTTGACAGGGGGCTGCAGTATGCCAACAGTAGTAGCGATTATACAGATCCCCAGGCTGTCAGAAAG ATATGTGTGATTGCCAACATTTGTCCTGAAACTATTGAGGAAATATTTGCCCTTGTTCCATCCTTGAAG GGATTTCTGAGGAATGCTAAGAGGGGAAAGGTTAGATGA